GTTTCTGACACCCCCAGAAAGTTTGTCATCAGCACCAGCCAGCCTGCTAGATGGCCTGTCAAAGgcaatcagctgtacaatgaatcCACTGAGAGAAGGTAGGGGTTACACctatgagtcagcaggacatgcagggacatgcctgtggacaggggactctaaggcttttccatgccatgtgttGTAGgtttgtgtttgggacaaaggaagtacaagccacatggcaaaggatagaaaaaggcagctgcatcttctccattttgtcttcagtcctgcttcttatctctggagcaacttctctacaaactgaagcaTGGAACAAAGGACTGacagacccatccaagctgtggatgtgttccagggGGACTCTACAAGGCAGTATGGGCAGCCGATATAATAGGCCGGGAAAGCTCTGCTTCCCCTGACACTGCCATGGCCACCAGACCCCTGGTTGCGGGGTTTGGCGgcaaagtttttgctttattatgccccatgcaggttctggggcaactGAGGAGGCGGTatgcatggggcatatcaaaagcatCTTCTAACAGTCGCTTTTCCCCTGGGCGGTGGGTGGGTTGGGTCTGGGCAAGGGAGGCATGGCGTGGCTGTGGCCAGCCCCGGGttcctccaggcaggaggaggttTGGCTTGTGGCTTCAGCCAGCCTGGCCGGGGCTTCTCTGGGTGGAGCGGGGAGGCTCGGGGCTTCGGCCAGCCTGGGACTcctgcagctggggatgggggcacCTCTCCGGGCAGGGCGGGAGGGGTTTGTGGGTCCAGCtgcggggagggatggggggcagggggtctcggggctccagctgtggggaggGCGTGGGCAGAAGAGGCAGAGccgggggctagtctccccagAAGGAGGctccacccactgcccatgcaagccagcaaactcaccaatgctgctaagaacctgaCATATGGACTCTGAAGTCATATATATGTGACTGTTTtaaccatttaacaactctcatcttgttcttttcttttctaataaaGCCTTTAGTTTTTAAATACTAAaagattggctggcagcatgatATTTTGGGTCagatccaaactaatattgaTCTGGTAACATGGCTGGCCCTTTGcggatcagaagaacattttataTAGTGAGCAGAGTTATAAATAACTTTGCACTGTACTGGACCTGgatgctgattgggagccagagaactggaatgcagtaAAGGGGACTGTGTGgtttcttttttcagcttctaGATAACCAGCGTGGGGGACCAGGAGCACATTTTGTGACTGGTTGGGAAATCTAACTACAGTATTAACCTCCAGTTTTCTGAGACTCTGCTCTCCTTTTCGGAGCCTGCCCTGatcttggcattttcagtgagggctacTCTAGGCACCTCGGGCCCCATCCAGAACAGCAGGTCAGAGCACAGAGTGCTCTGGAACTGGGTGTGAGCTGACTGAGCATGTCTGTAATGTCTTGTTTTACTTGATTTTACAGCAGTTTTTCCAATAACTAATTCCTACTTACATCCATCGTGCCTTCCTACTCCTCATGATACTCCAGACCAGGAGTCCTACAAGCCCCATCTAATCAATTAatcaaaataccaaagaaacacTAACTCCTTGGCCAGATGTACACTGCAGCTTAAAAGGCAGcagtcaacctaactctgtaattgtctacactacaggattgctcccaccgatgtaagtccCCTACTATACTAATGTAATAATTcaacctccacaagaggcatagcGCTTAGGTCCATATagtttgacttaaagggctcttaaaatcgatttccttaatccacctctgacaagtggattagcgcttaaatcggccttgccgggtcgaatttggggtactgtggacgcaattagatggtattggcctctgggagctctcccagagtgctctattgtgaccgctctggacagcactctcaactcagatgcactggccaggtagacaggaaaaggcctgcgaacttttgaattttaatttcctgtttccATGATCACCTACAGCTTgtcacgctggccagagctcatcagcagaggtgaccatgcagagctcatcagcagaggtgaccatgatggagtcccagaatcgcaaaagagctccagcatggaccaaacaggaggtacgggatctgatcgctgtatcgggagaggaatccgtgctatcagaactccgttccagttttcgaaacgccaaaacatttgtcaaaacctcccagggcatgaaggacagaggccataacagggacccgaagcaatgctgcgtgaaacttaagaagctgaggcaagccgaccagaaaaccagagaggcaaacggccgctccgggtcagagccccaaacatgctgcttttatGATGAGCCGCacgccattttagggggttcagccaccactaccccagccgtgttgtttgactctttcaatggagatggaggcaacacagaagcaggttttggggatgaggaagatgatgatgatgaagttgtagatagctcacagcaagcaagcggagaaaccagttttcccgacagccaggtactgtttctcaccctggacctggaggcagtcccctccgaacccacccaaggctgcctcccagacccgccagatggagaagggacctctggtgagtgtaccttttaaaatactatacatggtttaaaagcaagcatgtttaatgattaatttgccctggcatttgcggctctcctggaagtactcccaaagcctttgcaaaaggtttctggggagggcagccttattccacccaccatggtaggacactttaccacaccaggccagtagcacatgctcgggaatcattgtaggacaaagcattgcagtgtatgtttgctggtattcaaacaacatccattctttatctctctgtgttatcctcaggagagtgatatcattcacggtcacctggttgaaatagggtacttttcttaaggggacattcagaggtgcccgttcctgctgggctgtttgcctgtggctgaacagaaatgttccccgctgttagacatggggaggggggagggagaggggatagccacatggtggggggaggcaaaatgcgaccttggaacgaaagcacatgtgctgtgtatgtaatgttaacagcaaggtttaccctgaaagagtgtagccattgttctagaaaatgtgtctttttaaataccactgcctcttttttttttttctctaccagctgcatgtgcttcaatgatcacaggatcttctccttcccagaggctagtgaagattagaaggcgaaaaaaacgcacccatgatgaaatgttctctgagctcatggtgtcctcccacactgagatAGCACAGACgactgcatggaggcagacaatgtcagagtgcaggaaagcacaatatgaccgggaggagaggtggcgggctgaagagagggctgaagctcaaatgtggtggcaccgtgatgagaggaggcaggattcaatgctgaggctgctggaggatcaaaccaatatgctccagcgtatggttgagctgcaggaaaggcagctggagcacaaacCGCTGCTAcatcccctgtgtaaccaaccgccctcctccccaagttccatagcccttcacccagatgcccaagaacgtgatGGGGGGGCCTGCggccacccggccactccaccccagagcattgcccaagcaacagaaggctttcattcaataagttttaaagtttaaaacttttaaagtgctgtgtggccttgtccttccctcctccaccaccccacctgggctaccttggtagttatccccctatttgtgtgatgaatgaataaagaatgcatgaatgtgaagcaacaatgactttattgcctctgacagcggtgatcaaagggaggaggggagggtggttagcttacagggaagtagagtgaaccaaggggtggggaggtttcatcatggagaaacaaacagaactttcacaccgtagcctgtccagtcatgaaactggttttcaaagcttctctgatgcgcaccgcgccctcctgtgctcttctatctgccctggtgtctggctgtgcgaaaccagcagccaggcgatttgcctcaacctcccaccccgccataaacatctcccccttactctcacagatattatggagcgcacaacaagcagtaataacactgggaatattggtttcgctgaggtctaactgagtcagtaaactacgccagcgtgcttttaaacatccaaaggcacattctaccaccattctgcacttgctcagcctgtagttgaacagctcctgactactgtccaggctgcctgtgtacggcttcatgagccatggcattaaggggtaggctgggtccccaaggataactataggtatTTCAACGTCCgtaacggttattttctggtctgggaataaagtcccttcttgcagcttttgaaacagaccagagttcctgaagatgtgagcgtcatgcacctttcccggccatcccacgttgatgttggtgaaacgtcccttgtgatccaccagtgcttgcagcactattgaaaaataccccttgcggtttatgtactcgccagcttggtgctccggtgccaagatagggatatgggttccatctatggccccaccacagttagggaatcccattgcagcaaatccatccactatgacctgcacatttcccagggtcactacccttgatatcagcagatctttgattgcgttggctacttgcatcacagcagcccccacagtagatttgcccactccaaattgattcccgactgaccggtagctgtctggcgttgcaagcttccacagggctatcgccacttgtaTCTCatctgtgagggctgctctcatcttggtattcttgcacctcagaaaaggggaaagcaagtcacaaagttccatgaaagtgcccttacgcatgcgaaagtttcgcaaccactgggaatcatcctagacctgcaacactatgcggtcccaccagtctgtgcttgtttcccaaacccagaatcggcgttccactgcatgaacctggcccattagcaccatgatgcccacattgccagggcccctgctttgagagaagtctgtgttcatgtcctcatcactcacgttactgcgctgacgtcgcctactcgctcagtatcgctttgccaggttctggtgctgcatatactgctggataatgcgcatggtgtttaatgtgctcctaattgccaaagtgatctgaatgggctccatgcttgccatggtatggcgtccacacagaaaaaaggcgcggaacgattgtctgccattgccctgacggagggaggggcaactgacgacctggcttacagggttggcttacagggaattaaaatcaacaaagggggtggctttgcgagaaactgaatggccccctcaaggatagaactcaaaactgggtttggcaggccgttgatttcacagagggaaggaggagaaaatgaatacaaaacaaatctggtctatttcttgttttgagccacttcatctagcTTTATAAATCtttctggcagcagactgtgcaataCGACCACTAGCTGttatcatctcctgggtgctcagcagaagacggtgcagtatgatgactagccatcatcttctgctggctggagattaaaagacagtgcactgccggtaggactgaatttccacgagacgaaacttaaaagggaaatgacctggctgagtcactcccatgtttgcccaggcgcccgctTAAAAGAGCAGCCAGGACTACGTCAATGAGGGCTACCAGttatactgcactgtctgctgccaaaaggcaattaactgctgctgtgtagcaatgcagtaccacgtctgccagcacccaagagacatacggtgacggttatctgagcgggctccatgcttgccgtggtatggcgtctgcacaggtaactcaagaaaaaaggcgcaacacgattgtctgcccttgctttcacggagggagggagagagggagggaacgggggcctgacaatatgtacccagaaccacccacgacaatgttttagccccatcaggcactgggatttttacccagaattcagatgggcggcagagactgcgggaactgtgggatagccacccacagtgcaacgctccagaagtcgatgatgcctcggtactgtggacacgcTCCGCCGACTAcctgcacttagagcacttgtgtggggacacacacaatcaactgtataaaaccgctttctacaaaaccgctTTCTGCAAAACCGCTTTCTgcaaaaccgctttctacaaaaccgctttctacaaaaccgacctCTCTAAATTTGAcgtaatttcgtagtgtagacatgcccttattaAATGCTGAGTAATCCCAGCTTCCCTTAAAGCGAAGGGGACCTGCAAGTACTCAGTAGCTTTGAAGGTCAGGGCACTGCTGTTTAGGTGCCCAGTTACGGATTTAGGAGTCCAACGTTGGGTGCTCAGGTTTGGAAACTCTGGACATAGCCCTTAAGCAGAGGACTTGTCTTCTCAAAGGCTAAGGGGCTTTTCCCAGGTCCTGCTCTTttactgcccctgcccctgcccctgcgggGGGACTGGGGACCTGCTCCTGCCCGCGttcccccgccccggccccgctgcTTCTTTCCCTGCTGCGCCTCCGGCAGcctcgcctcccctcccctccccgcttggGGGCTGCTGATCTGCCTGCCCCGGCACTAGCTCGGCGGGAGATGACGCCGCTCTCCGGGTGGTCTCCCTCCCGCTCGGCGGCTTGCCCGAGGTCAGCCCACAGCTGCCCCCGAGGGACAGGGGCCCCGGCCGGCGGCTACCAGAGGCCCGGATGCGACGCAGCCGCCCGAGGAGCGCCCCCCCCGCGCCGCTCCTCTGCCCGCCACACgcgccccttccctccctcccgcaacgcccccccccacccggtGCTGAGGGGGCGATGTGTGAGCGACGGGTGCGG
Above is a window of Caretta caretta isolate rCarCar2 chromosome 2, rCarCar1.hap1, whole genome shotgun sequence DNA encoding:
- the LOC142071113 gene encoding uncharacterized protein LOC142071113; its protein translation is MQSSSAEVTMMESQNRKRAPAWTKQEVRDLIAVSGEESVLSELRSSFRNAKTFVKTSQGMKDRGHNRDPKQCCVKLKKLRQADQKTREANGRSGSEPQTCCFYDEPHAILGGSATTTPAVLFDSFNGDGGNTEAGFGDEEDDDDEVVDSSQQASGETSFPDSQVLFLTLDLEAVPSEPTQGCLPDPPDGEGTSAACASMITGSSPSQRLVKIRRRKKRTHDEMFSELMVSSHTEIAQTTAWRQTMSECRKAQYDREERWRAEERAEAQMWWHRDERRQDSMLRLLEDQTNMLQRMVELQERQLEHKPLLHPLCNQPPSSPSSIALHPDAQERDGGACGHPATPPQSIAQATEGFHSISFKV